ACTGTGTTTCATTTTTTTGGCTGTATTCGCAGGATGCCGCAAGAACATCAGCCCATCGTGGGATGTGGACATGAACCTGCCTTTGCTGAAGTCAACCATGACTATCAATAAATTAATTGCCGATTCACTTCTTCAAACAAACCCCGATAATTCACTTACACTGGTATACAGAAATTCATTGTACGATTTTTCTGCCGATGCGTTGATTGATATGCCTGATACGATTTCCTACAATTATCTGCCGTCCTTTCCCGGGGCAGTGATTCAACCCGGACAGCAAATTTTGAATGTTACCGAGGAAACCAAATTCAAGTTCAATGGTGCCGAAATTTCAATTATAAAAGTGAGAATTGGCAAGCTGGTGGTTGACTTTACGAATACCTTACACGAAGCTATCATCGTTGATTATACCATAACATCCGCTACTAAAAACGGCGTTCCGCTTCACATTATTGAAACGGTGCCGGGAACCGTGAATGGGAATTCGCATGTTACTAAGGAATATGATATCTCAGGATATTCAATTGATATGAGCGGTCAAAATCACATTAGTGCCAACAGAATTACCACAATTACCGATGCAATGCTTGATCCTGCCGGATCGGCGGTGACGCTTACCGCACAGGATCAGTTCAAGTTCTTTTTCCGCTTCCGCGATATCAGCGCCGATTACGTACGCGGATATTTTGGGAATGAACAATTTGTTTTTGGTCCTGAATCAACGGATTTTAATATTTTCTCAAAATTCACAGGAGGTTCGCTCGGACTCGAAAGTGTAAAACTTAAACTCAATGTTACCAATGGTTTTGGAATAGATTCGCGGGTTGTTTTTGATGAAATAAAATCGGTAAATACACGCACCGGAATTTCGGTGAGCCTGAATGATCCGATTGTCGGTGCACCCTTAAATATTGCTCGCGCTGCTGAAACCGGAAACCCTGTCAACCCTGTAATTCCGTCGCAATACAGTTTCAATCTCGATAATTCGAACATTACAGACTTCATTGAAAATCTGCCCGACCGCATTGATTATAAAATTTCTGTGGACGCCAACCCGCTTGGCAATGTGTCGTCGGGCAATGATTTTATGTATTACGGTCATTACCTCGATGCCTTCCTCGACCTCGAAATACCATTATCAATAATTGCAAATAATCTTACCCTTACGGATACGTTGGCATTCAACCTCGGCGAAGAATCATCGCCCCAGCGAATTAAAGACGGTGTGTTGTCGCTTTACGCGGATAATGGATTTCCTTTCAGTGCAGACCTTTACTTATATCTTTTGAGAGATGACGGAACAACCATGGATTCATTGTTATTTACCAACCATATAGAAGCCGGTGTTATCGATGGTAACAACATGGTAACGGAATCAACACGGTCGGTTTTGCTTATTCCCGTCAGTCCGTCAAAAATTGATGAACTCTATGCCACGCACCGCATGCTGATTGTTGCACGCTTCAATACCGCAGGCGCAGGACAATACGTAAAAATCTACAATAATTATAAACTCGACCTGAAACTTACAGGCAGGTTCACATATCTGGTGACACAGTAACATGAAAAGAATTCTACCTGCAATAATATTATGGATGCTGTCAGCACTGCCGCTTTTCCTGAGTGCACAGTCGGGTAACTTTGGCTTTAATCCTGAAAAGCATAATGTTATTTCGCTGGATGCAAATCTGGAAGTGAACAGTACGGCGGTAACCAATCAGTTTATGTATGATTTTTACAACGGTAAATTCCTGACGGACGAACTGAAAAAGGACAACAGCGCCCGCATGAAGGATTACAATTTGCTGGGATACCGCTTTGATGCCGCACTCACTTTCCGAGTGTCGGATACGGCAAATCGTAACAGCGGTTTTTTTGGAACACTTGAACAGCACGATCGTATTGAGCTGTCGTTCGATAAAGAGTTTTTCGACCTGTACTTTTTTGGAAATGCGCAGTACACCGACCAGTTCGTCCATATTAATAATGTTGGGATGAACATGATTACCTATCAGCAGCTCAAAGCCGGGTTCTATGAATCATTCGGGAAAGACAACCGCCACACGTTGGGGCTGGCTGTGGGATTTGTAAAAGGACAGAAAAACCTTGACGTGGATGTGAAACAGGCGACGCTGTTTACGCAGAAAGACGCTATGTTCATCGCACTCGATGCCGATATGAGTTTGCGTCGTTCCGATTCTGCATCGTCTGATTTGAAGGCAATGAATGGCGCAGGCGCTTCAGTAGATGTGTTCTGGTCTGTAACCGATAATCATAAAAATAAT
The window above is part of the Bacteroidota bacterium genome. Proteins encoded here:
- a CDS encoding DUF5723 family protein — protein: MKRILPAIILWMLSALPLFLSAQSGNFGFNPEKHNVISLDANLEVNSTAVTNQFMYDFYNGKFLTDELKKDNSARMKDYNLLGYRFDAALTFRVSDTANRNSGFFGTLEQHDRIELSFDKEFFDLYFFGNAQYTDQFVHINNVGMNMITYQQLKAGFYESFGKDNRHTLGLAVGFVKGQKNLDVDVKQATLFTQKDAMFIALDADMSLRRSDSASSDLKAMNGAGASVDVFWSVTDNHKNNFRISLSDLGFIKWSSRSQQYSRDTLYHFDGFEVKDMLDIGATTFTGKTKDSILNEFSFADKHGTYDMWLPMQFNISYNRLFLKDRFLLSAMVRHEFFSKYKPQVIIKPAYCYRWKKSELRLAAILMMRGYGTFNAGAEITANIANSFFLQLGTGYLNAYLNPQNAAGIGGYFSIAKSF